In the genome of Cryptomeria japonica chromosome 8, Sugi_1.0, whole genome shotgun sequence, one region contains:
- the LOC131055387 gene encoding uncharacterized protein LOC131055387 encodes MGERPIQVQLRSFCLADVDDFYEWASDEEVTRFMTWEPFKSKQQAREYVANVVIPHHWFKAICIQGSNKAIGHIMLKQGSGMNSCRAEIGYAISRNYWKKGVTTQAVITAFKIGVKELQEITRIEALVLPENVASTRVLEKAGFIKEGLLHNYVYLKGSLRDCFLFSFVVASPAH; translated from the coding sequence ATGGGTGAGAGGCCAATCCAAGTGCAACTGAGGAGCTTCTGTTTGGCTGACGTGGATGATTTCTATGAATGGGCAAGTGATGAAGAAGTTACACGCTTTATGACGTGGGAGCCCTTCAAATCGAAGCAACAGGCAAGAGAATATGTTGCAAACGTGGTGATTCCTCACCACTGGTTTAAGGCCATTTGTATCCAAGGAAGTAATAAGGCCATTGGTCACATTATGCTTAAGCAAGGCAGTGGAATGAACAGTTGCAGAGCAGAGATAGGTTATGCCATTTCTAGGAATTACTGGAAAAAAGGTGTCACCACTCAAGCTGTCATCACTGCTTTCAAAATTGGAGTGAAGGAGTTGCAAGAGATAACGAGGATTGAAGCTCTGGTTCTCCCAGAGAATGTGGCCTCAACAAGAGTACTCGAGAAGGCAGGGTTTATCAAGGAGGGACTGCTACATAACTATGTTTATCTGAAAGGGAGCCTCAGGGACTGTTTTCTCTTTAGCTTTGTTGTTGCGTCGCCTGCCCATTGA